CCGGTTTTGAAGAAGTTTTCCTGTCAGCGAACCCCCGTCATTGGTTGCAGGGCCAGATCAAGCGCTTCACGGAGGGACACGTCTGCCCGCTGGTATTGGGCCCGGCTGCCGTTGGAAACCCATTCGGCGGTCATCGTTTCTACGTTGACGATCCGGATGGAAACCGCTGCCTCCGAGTAAAGTTGGTTCTGAGCTTGCCTGGGCGGGCGTATCTCCCCGTATTCATTTGGAATGTGAAAACCGGAGGACGCATTTCTTCCGACAGATTGTCGATGCTTGCGATAATGATGCTATCCGCACTGGCTGCCCTGCCGATCCTTGATGCGCGTTCGTCAGAAAGGGGCTGACGACTAAATTCGATCTCACTCAATGCCAGTTCGACATCTCCGCGAGATGCAACCCGATAACCATAGCCGAGCGCTTTTGCTGAGACCCGCGAATTGGTTTGGGCAATTGAAGCCCGGCTTTTTTGCGAGTTCCCGTGGAATTGAGTGACTACCAAGACAGTAGTTCCAGGGCGGGGAAGCCGACCTTCGGCTGTCACATTGCTGCTGCCGCAACTTGAGAGTAGTGTGACAGACAAAATCGCGAATAAAATACGGATAATGGGCATGACAGCGAGGCTTATTTGTTGTTTGCGATGAAGTCCTTTACGACGTCGATGATCGCCAAATTGACGAGAGTGTTCATGGCGGGTTCCGGCGTGGGAGTGATTTCCTTTTCTCCTTCGACCTCGCATTCAGCTGTCCAAAGTTCGATCCCGGTCTCGAGATCAATCTTGGTGATCTGAATCCTTACGGTAGGAGACGATATTTTTCTGACCCTTTCTAGAGCGACCTTTGCATCAGCGGGGTTTTCTTCGATTGAATATTGAATCTCCAATCCCCACTTGGCCCCTAGGCGCTTGCCGAGCGATATTTTTGTCTTGAGGTCGCTGAGAGGCTCGCGTGATTCCTCAATGGCAAGCTGAATCTGCTCAGCGTTCGCAGAATTCTTAAGGGGAATTTTTGCTTTGTTCAAAAGGGTGCTTCGGACCCCCTGAGGGAGACGTTTCTCATATCGTTGAGAAACCGCCTTGTTCGTGGACGTATCCTTGCAGGTCAATACCGTGTAAGCCCCTGATCGGGTCACTGACGTATCGATGAATTCTAATCCGCCATATCCCTCGCCTGACTCTTCCGGCCGCGGAGGCGAAGCTGCTAGGCTAGAATGATCGACTTCTCGAGTTCTTTTTTGGAAAGTGCTTGAGGGTGATAGTATGTCCTTTATTTGCAACGTGTCGGCCAGGCATCCAATTGCAATGGCACACGCTCCTAAAGAGGCCCAGGTTTTAGGACTTCTGATGAAAGCCCAAAGGTGTTTGAAGATCATTCTAGTGTTCAAGGAGGGGAGAGAACGATTTTTCGAAGATGTGCCATTGTGTCTAAAAGAGGATATGGCGCAATGACGAAGGCCGTCAAATTGGGTGGAGGCTCTTGGTAGATGTCAAATTGTGTGGCAAGAAAATGACTGCGTCCGGGTGGCGAACCCGGTAGGATTATTTTCGATCTGCTTCCAAACCCCGGGATTTCTTCCACTTGGAAAAATCTGGCCAAAGGGCGGGTGGAATTCCTACGTATGGGCCAGCAAGATGAAGTATCTCTTCCCCATGTTGTGCGTCGTCGGAGCCGGAGCCGCGGGCTACGTCTTCGAGCCACAGATCACGCCAAACCTGATTTCCTACAATCAGACGAAGGTGCGCGTCATCGATGGAGGCGTGGCCGGGGAAAAGAAGGACCAATCCGCGCTAGGCAAGGCCAAGGAAACCGAACCAGTGGCCCCGAAGCCCGAGCCGGTTCCGGAGCCGGTGGTGAAGAACGACACCGAGCCAGCTCCGGCACCTACTCCGGATCCTGCGCCCGAGCCGACACCTGAGCCCGCTCCTGCGATCGCCGACAACGGCGGCGAGAAGATGGATGAAACGCCCAAGCCTGAGCCGACCCCAATCCCCGAAGCAGCCCCGACCGGTGCCGTCCTTGGTGAAGAGGAAATCGTGAAGGCGATGCAGGAGAGCATCAAGGCCGCCGAGGTGAAGGAGTTCACCTTTGACCAAGTGCTTGCCTGGAAGGCCGGCGAGGAGGAGGAAGTGGACGGCGTGAAATACCAGATCGGCAATGCCGCCTACAAAGCGGAGACGATCTTCGGCGTGAAGACAATCCAAGCCAAGGCGCTCATCAAGGATGGCAAGGTCACCAAGTGGATCTGGCCGAATAGCGGCATGGAGATCAAGTAAGGCTCCCTTCGCAGAACATACCTTTTCGAACGGCGGCCCTCATCGGCCGCCGTTTTGTTTGGGGATATTTGCAACCTCTCTCATCTCGTCAGTCCGAATGGGTCGTCATCTTCCGCTTGAGCGGGCACTTCGTCGGGTTTGGGGGATCCCGGTTCCGCGAATGGGTCGTCTTCGTCTCTTTCTTGGCCTGATCTCTTCGCCGTCGGTCAGCGCGAAGAGACGAGGACTAAGCCAGATATCGCCGCGTCAGATGCGCCAGGTGTGCATCTGGCGAAGGATCCTTCCCGGTCGCCGCCTTCACGATTTCCGAAGGGGTCATCACGGCACCCTTCGAGTGCACGTTGTCCCGCAACCAAGTCAGGAGCGGGCCGTATTCGCCGGTGGCCACGCCTTCCGCGATGTAGGAGTCCGCGGTGGCGGCGGCGAAAAGCTGGGCGGCATTCAGATTTCCCAGGGTGTAAGTGGGGAAGTAGCCGAGGCCCCCCATCGACCAATGAATGTCCTGCAAGCAGCCGCGTGCATTGTCCGGCGGTGTCATGCCGAAGAGCTCACGGAAGCTTTCGTTCCATGCCTCGGGAACATCCTTTACGGCGAGGTCTCCTGAGACTAGCTGCCGCTCCAAGCCGAAGCGCAGGAGAATGTGCAGGTCATAGGTCGCTTCGTCCGCTTCCACACGGATGAAGGAGAACTCAGCGCGGTGGACGGCTGCCATGAAGTCATCCAGCGAAATGTTTGCGAGCTGAGGGAAATGCTCGGCCGCTACCGGCAGCCACTTTTGCCAGAAAGGATAGGAGCGGCCAATGTGGTTTTCCCAGAGCCGCGATTGTGATTCATGGATGCCGAGCGAAGCAGCCTCCCCGGAGGGCAGTCCGAACTCGCTGCCGGGCAGACCCTGCTCGTAGAGCCCATGGCCGGCCTCATGCATCACGCCGAAGAGCGAGGAGGTGAAATCATTCTCATCGTAGCGGGTTGTCAGGCGGATGTCGCGCGGACCGAGCGTGGTGCAGAAGGGGTGGGCGGTGGTATCGATGCGGCCCGCCTTGAAATCGAAGCCGAGCGACTCGGCCACCTTGGCATTGAATGCCTGCTGTTGGACGATCGGGTAGGGACCACCGGGTAACTTCGCATCCCGCGCTGCCGAACGTTCCACGGCGGAGGCGGCGAGATCCCGGAGGCGAGGCTTCAGGGTATCGAAAAGCGACGCGATTCCCTCCGCCGTCGCACCGCGCTCATAGGTGTCTAGCAGGGCGTCGTAGGCCTCCGCTTGGTAGCCCCAGCGCTCGGCCTTCTCCCGCGCGATGGCGAGGAGGGTTTCCAGGTGGGGAGCGAAGGAGGGGAAGTCGGAATTCTTCCGGGCTTCAGCCCAAGCTACCTTGGCCAGGGAGGACGCCTGCGCCTCCCGGGCGACGAGCTCTCCCGGCAGCTTGGTGGCGCGGTCGAAATCCCGGCGCATCGCGGCTAGCAGGGCGGGGGAGAGTCCGCTGGCCTCCGCCTGTAGCAGGGCATCCCCCCAAGCGGAGGAGGTGCCCAGGTCGTGGGCTTTCTCCGAAAGCCAGGCGAGCTGGTCCGCCCGCCACTCGTGCCCGGCTTCGGGCAGGTAGGTTTCCTGATCCCAGCCGATCACGGAGGCGGCGCTGGAAACCATGGCGCGTTCGCGGGCCAGGGTGCGGAGGCGGTCGAGTGCGGTGCTCACGGCGTTAGAGTGGATGCGACTGTGCAAACGCGCAACCGGATCGTGTCTCCGAACTATCTCAATTTCTTTGGCAGTTTTTCCCCGGTGATTTCGCACCCTAAGACATGAAAGCAATTCTGCTTGTCGCCCTCCTCCTCTCCTCCCTCGGAAAACTGTCGGCGCGCGAACCCTGGGTCACCCTTACTGGTTTGACGGAATCCCAGGTCAACTCGCGCGTCGGCACCTTTTCAAATGGTCAGCTTGGCCTCGTCCCGGAGCAGATCAGCGGTTACGTGGAAAACGATGTGATCCGCTTTGCTGCGCAATGGGGCCCGCGGAAGGACTCCTACACCCGGCGCGTGGTGTTGGATCAAACCGAGGTCCAATTCGCGAATACCAACGAGTCTCTTCAATCGATCGGCTGGCGGATCGTCTGGGTCAATGGCTTTGCGGTAGACGGCGTCCCGCACTTCAACGCGATCTACCGGAAAACCGATGGTGCCGCCCAGGTCCTCCGGCTCGGGGATTCGCTGAGCCAGCACCAGAGCGCGGACAATTCGATGGGGAACACGCACTTTCTGGAGAACCTTTGTGTCTATCGGGAAGGTACGCTGGTGAAGTATGCAGCGGTCTGGAATCAGGCGGCATTCGGGCTTGCGACGAAAGTTTCTTACGGACTGACGGGCGAGGAGTTGAATGCGGACGTTGCGGCGAACCAAGGGGCGTGGCGGCTCCACAATGTCTGTGGGTATACCAATGCATTCGCGATCGGAGGCGAGAGCCCGCTGCGCTATACCACAGTGTGGAAGAAACCGGATCTGAGTACCTCGTGGGGGATCATTCCGGCGATGACGAAGGAGAATTTCTTCGCGACTGATTCGAATCAGACCGGTGTGGGATGGCGAACCTCTTTCCTCCAGGCATGGAATCAGGGGGATCAGGTTCTCTTCAATGCGATGTGGCTCCCCAATGGCGGCCTGAAGCAGGCGTATATCAACCGCATCGACAATCTGGTGAGAGATGCGATGGAGGATGAAGAAATCCCAGGCTTCACCCTTGCTTTCTCGCGCCGCGGAAAGCTGATCTTCAAGCGGGCGTATGGCTATGCGGATACCGCCAGCAATGAATGGGCGGGCACGGATCATCGCTTCCGCATCGCTAGTGTTTCGAAGCCCATCACCGGTGTCTCGGTGGTGCACGCCTTGGCGAGCCAATCGACGTGGAACTTGAACAGCAAGGTTTTCGGCAGCGGTGCCCTCTTCGGTTCGGACTACGGCACTTCGCCCTACAGCACCTTCGAGCAGGACATCTCGGTGAGGAATCTCCTGCAGCATACTGCCGGATGGACCACCGATGGAAAGCTGTGGTACTTCAACGAACCTTCATGGGGATCGGAGCATAAGCCTTTCATCGACTATCAACTTCAGAACCTGAGCGTCTCAAATGACCCGGGAACGGTCGGCCGCTACTCGAATCTCGGGTATACCATCGCGGCCCGGGTGGTGGAGAAGATCAGCGGTCAGAGCTACGAGGCTTACACGCGGAACCAGGTCTTTGCTCCGTGCGGTATTTCGAATGTGCTTGGCCCCGTGGTGGGGGAGCGCACCCGGGCGCAGAAGAAATTCATGGAGGTGTCCTACTATCCGAACACCAATGAACCGGCGGATCCCGAAGTGGTGGATCCCCGCCGCATGGATGGCAGCACGGCGTGGATCGCGCGGCCTGCGGATCTCCTGTTGCTAGCCAGACGTGTCGATGGCGATGACGACTATGAGGACATCCTGGCCTCTGATCGCATCACCGCGCTTCACACCCGTGGTGCACCGAATTCCTCCTCTGGATACAACTGGCAAACCTATGGGCTCGGTTGGCTTTGCGATGATTATGCGAATCCGACAGTCTGGGGGCACAACGGGAGCATGGCGGGCACCCGGGCGGAGTGGTGGTACCGGACCAACGGCCTCGCCTACGCGTGGGCTGCAAATGCCCAAGGCGAGATCTCGAATGCAGCATTGGAAACGATCCTCAATGACATCACCGCCAACAGCGACTGGCCGGACATCGACCTCTTCGGGACCTATCATCCGGCCTACAATGCTTGGCTTGCCGAGCACTTTAGCGCGGTGGAGCGAACGGAAGGACTCGATGCAGTCTTGCTGAGCCCGGATGCCGATCCGGATGGGGACAGCCTGCCGAATGCGGCGGAGTATTATCTCGGGCGTGATCCACGCGATCCAGACCGCTCTCCCTTTTCCGTTACGGTCGTGGGCGACAACCTGCGCGTCCGGTGGAGTCATAAGATCGGCGTGGAAGGGGTGGATGCCCGCATCCAGTGGAGCCAGACCATGAATAGCTGGAGCACGCCGCTTACTTTCCAGATCGTGAATCGCCCGGATTTGATCAGCCAAGTGGGCTACCGGGTCCAAGAGATGCTGGTGCCTATGACTGCTGCGCGGCGTTTTGCACGGTTGGATTTCACGGTCCGCTAGATGCCGTCTCCTGATCTTGATGCAGCCGCCAGAGCAAGATAGGGGAGGGGAATGGATGCTTCGGCGGCGGAGTTGACCCGCCTCTTTCAGGAGATGGACTCCGGTTCGCAGGATGCTCGCGAAGCGATGCTGGCCGCGGTCTACGGCCAGTTGCGGCTTATCGCTGCGGCGCGCCTTTCCCACGAGTCACCGGGGCGGACGCTTCAGGCCACGGAGCTGGTCCACGAAGCATGGCTCCGCCTCGGCGGCCCGGAGGGCGGGGGCATCGGTTGGAGGAATCGCCGCCATTTCTTTGCTGCCGCCGCGACTGCCATGCGCAGGATTCTCATCGAGCACGCCCGCCAGCGCGCGACGCTGAAGCGCGGGTCAGGTCATGAAGCGCTGAGCATCGAGAGCATCCTCGATCTCTCCGAAGCGCCCGCTAGCGAGCGGATCCTCGCGCTTGATGCCGCCTTGAAGTCGCTGGAGCGGGAGGCTCCTGAAGCGCATCAGGTAGTGATGCTCCGATTCTTCACCGGCTTGTCGGTTGCCGAATGTGCCGAGGCTTTGGATTCCTCCGAACGAACAGTGATGCGTCACTGGACTTTCGCCAAGGCATGGCTCGCGAACGATCTGGAGAACGAATGAATCCCTCGCCCCTCCAGCGATTGTTCGATGAAGCCAGCGAACTTCCGCCGGAGGAGCAAGATGCCTATCTCGAAGGTGCCACGGGAGATGTAGGTCTGCGGCAGCGGGTGAGTGCGCTTCTTCAAAGCGCCCGCCGCTCGCCTTCCTTTCTCGGTAGCCCGACCTTGGATGCTTCGGGAAATGCGGTGGCAGATCCGGTGCAGGCTGGTGTTGGACCCGGATCGAAGATTGGACCTTATGAGCTGATCCGGAAGCTTGGGTCGGGTGGAGGCGGAGTCGTTTTTCTCGCTCGTCAGGAGCAGCCGCTCCAACGGGTGGTCTCGCTCAAGATCGCGCGCGCCTCACTTGATGAGGAGGAACCACGCTGGCGTTTCGAAGTGGAGCGTCAGGCCATTTCTCGAATGGAGCACTCGGGAATCGCACGTGTATTGGATGCGGGATTGACTTCGGAGGATCGTCCTTGGATCGCCATGGAGTATATCCCGGGTGAAGCGATCACCACGTGGTGCGATTCGCATCAACTGAATCTCACGGAGAGGGCGGCGTTGATGGCGGATGTCTGTGACGCTGTACATCACGCTCATCAGAAAGGCGTGCTTCATCGCGACTTGAAGCCTTCGAATGTTCTCGTGACCAAGGATCACGATGGCACCCCGCGAGCTTGCCTCATCGATTTTGGTATCGCCCGGCTCAATGACGTCAACGCGGATGCCCGCCAGACCCTCCCTGGTCGCTTGCCCGGAACGCCTGCCTACATGAGCCCGGAGCAGATCCAGGGAGAGCACGATGCCGTCGATGCAAGAACGGACATTTTCTCGCTGGGTGTGATCCTTTATGAGCTGCTCGCCGGCGAGTCTCCTTTTCGTGATCCCTCCGGAGCTTCCCGTGAAGTGACAGCTCCGGATCGCAAGACACGGCTCGCTTCGGAAGAGGCTGTGGTCGTGCGATCGCGCGATCGCGCCCAAACGCCTCATGGGTGGAAGCGGGCGATGCGTGGGGATCTTTCGTTGATCGCCTTGAAGTGCCTGCGGATCGATCCCGATGAGAGATACGCGAGTGCTGATGCCTTGGCGGTCGATCTCCGTGCCTTTGTCGCGCATCAGCCGGTCTCGGCCCGTCGTCCTACTCTGGCATATCTCGCCTCGCGCATGGTCCGTCGTCATCCGCTTGCGACGATGTCAGCGATACTGGGGGTTTTGGTTTTGGTCGGTTCCGCGCTCGCGATCCTGGATGCCCGGCGCCACGCAATCGCACAGCGCGAGCTGGCCTTGGCGGAACGCGAGAGGGCGGAGGATCTCTTCTCCGGTTTTGCTCGCCTGATCGTCGCAGGAAATCCGGAGTATGGGAGGTCTCAGGATTACCTGCTAAAGCAGGCCGTTCTGGATTTCGCCGAGAGGCTTCCCAAGGAGCTCACCCGGGATCCCCGCACCGAGGCAAAGGCCCGCCATACTTTGGCGCATGCTCTTCAGGGGATGGGGGAGACGGTGAAAGCCCAGGAGCAATTCAAGGTGACGCTCGCCTTGCTCGATGAGCTGCCGGAAGAAAAGTCGTCCGATCTCTTGCCCGATGTGCTTTTCGGAAATGCGATATCGGTGGCTGAGACGCAGCCGGATACCGCGTGGGGACAGTTGTTGCGAGCGGAGGGGTTGCTCAAATCATCGTCCCAAGCATACGCACCGAAAATGAGAGCTCGGGTGCTTTGCCAGTTGTCGGTGATGGCACACGACCGGGGCGATCTCCCGAAGGCGGAAGCCTTCGCCAAGCAGGCGCTGGAAGTCGCGGAAGAACCGCGATCCGGTGACCCGGAGTTGGTCGCGAAGTGCCTGTGGACGCTCTCCCGAGTGGAGCGTTCGCTCGAGCGCAAGGATGAAGTGCGCAGGCTTCAAGTCCGGCGGCTGGAGGTGCTTGTTTCGGTGATTGGCGAGCAGTCGCCGCAGGTTTGGGACACCAAGGCAGAGCTGGCCTTGCTGGATCTTTCAGGGCCGGATTCCACGGAAGCTACCGCCACGCTCCATGAAATGGCGAGGCTTACCGAGGCTCACTTCGGTGCCGTCCATTCGCAGACCTTGGCCCGCTGGATCGACTATGCGCGGGCACTGGCGAGAACCGGCCGCAAATACGAGGCAAAGCCGGTGTATGCGGACATTCTGAAGCGTGCCTCTGATCCCTCCTTTTCCGAGCCGAACACGCTTGAGCGTTGGAAGGCCGAGTGCCGGGAGTTGGAAGAGTGATCGTTTGGCGCTTACGCCGGCTGCTGCTGGGAGATGCAGTGCAGCGTGCCGCCTTCTTCCACGAGATCGAGGCAATCGATACCAACCACCTCGCGATCGCCGAAGAGTTCGCGGAGCATGCCGAGGGCCCGGTCGTCGTTCTTGTGCTGGCGGAACGTCGGCACCAACACGCCGCCATTCACGATGAGGAAATTCACATAAGAGGCGGGGAGGACGGGCAATCGCCATCCGGGGACTTCGCAAGCTTCCGGCATATGGATCGGAATGATCTCGAAGGGCTTGCCTTCGTGACCAAGGAAGGACTTCAGGGTGCCATAGTTGTTATCCAGCACACCATAATTCGGCGAGCTGTGGTCTTTCTCCACGCAGGCTACGATCGTGCCGCAATCGATGAAGCGTGCGAGGTCATCGATGTGGCCGTCGGTATCGTCACCTTCGATGCCCTGCTTCAGCCAGAGGATATCGCGGACATCGAGGGTATCGCGAAGCTTCTGCTCGATCTGCTCGCGGGAGAGATGAGGGTTACGGTTCTTATTAAGAAGCACGGCCTCGGTGGTGAGCAATTGTTGGGCGCCATTCACTTCAATCGCGCCGCCTTCGAGAATCATCCCGCCTTCGAAGCGTTTCATCCCGAGGCTCTGCGCCACTTGGCGAGGGATCGAGTCATCCAGATCGTAAGGAGGAAACTTGCCGCCCCAGGCATTGAATCCCCAGTCCGTGACAGCGACTTCACCGGTCTCCCGGTTCTTCACGAAGATGGGGCCATGGTCGCGGCACCACACATCGTTGTGAGGATGATCGAAGAGCTCCACTCGTTCCGGCACGGCCTTGGCTTTGTTGCAGAGCTCGCGGATCGCGGCGTGATCAGATCCCGGTGCGTTGATGCGAACCTTTTCGAAGCGGGTGACGGCCGCTGCAATCTCGGCGAATTTTCCGCGCATGAAATCATGCTTGGTGCCGCCCCAGTGGCGCTCGTCATTGACCGGCCAGGAAAGCCAAACGGCTTCCTGGTGCGACCATTCGGCAGGCATCGCGTAGCGGAGTTCGGCGGGAGTCATGCGGGCGGGAGCAAAGCAGTATCACGCTTGGCGCGAAAGCGGGAATGTGGATCTTCGCCTGATGACCAGGGCGGAACGGCAGGAATTGGCTTGGGTAGTCCTTGAGGGATTGTCCGTCGGCGATGCCTTCGGTGAGATGGCCTCCTACCGGAGTGAGAATGTCCGCAAGAGCGTGGAACTGGGAGTCCCTGCCGGGCCGTGGTGGTGGACGGATGACACCGCGATGGCCTTGGGGATCATGGAGTGCCTTGTCGCATTAGGGAAGATCGATGAGGATTCGTTGGCGCAAATCTTTGCCAGAAATTTTAATCGGGATCCGGATCGCGGCTATGGCCGGATGGCCCGCATGGTCCTCCGCTCGATCGTGGCGGGAGAGGATTGGCGGAAGGTCTCGAGCACTGCTTTTGGCAGCGGCTCCATGGGAAATGGGGCGGCCATGCGAGTCGGCCCTGTTGGCGCTTGGTTCGCGGATGATCTGGATCGGGTTGTCGAGGAGGCGACGCTCTCCGCGCGGGTTACTCATTGGCATCCGGAGGGAATCGCGGGCGCGGTAGCGGTAGGTGTGGGAGTCGCGAATGCTTGGCGGAGCCGCGCGCTTCCAGTTGCCGAAGCCCGGAGAATGATTGCCGACGAGGTTTTGAAGCGTTGCCCCTCTGGCGCGACCCGCACGATGATCGAGTCCGCCTGCAAGTTTGATTCCGGCGCTAGCCCGATGGAAGCAGGGAGAGCCTTGGGCAACGGAGCTTTAGTCACTTCTCCTGATACCGTCCCGTTTGTCTTTTGGTCCGCCCTGAGATCCTTGGATGATTATCAGGAAGCGATCCTCGGCACCATCGAGGCAGGAGGCGATTGTGACACCAATGCCGCTATGGTCGGCTCGATTGTGGCCGCCCGATTGGGAATTTCCTGCATTCCCACTGAGTGGCGCAGTGCCCGGGAATCCCTTCCGAGAGAAGGGTGATTGTGGAAAAATTGTCGTGAAATTGACGAATTCATGACGTATTCGGCATTTATGAAGCGACGTGGATTCATGGGAACCCTCACGGGTGGGACAATGGCAGGAGCAGCGGGCCTATCTACCGCGCAGGATCAAACCGCCGAGGGTAGCCCGCTGGTGAAGACCCCGGCGGTGATCATGGCACCCCGCGCCGATGGCGTGGAGGTGGTGTGGGCCGTGTCCAAGCTGGCCCGTGGTCACGTGGAGTGGAAGGCTGCGGACGGTAGCCGCGGGATCGTCGGCGCGGATCGTTTCGGCTTCGTGCCGCAGGGTGACGAGATTCTGCGGGTGAAGGTATCCGGGCTGAAACCCGGCGGCAGCTATGAGCTGCGGACGATCACCGATGCCGCCGATGGCAAGGACCGCCACGAAAGCCCTTGGAAGAAATTCCGAACTCTCGATCCTTCCGCCAAGGAGACGAAATTCGTGGTCTGGAACGATACCCACCAGAACGAGGCCACGATCAAGCAACTCCATGCCTCCACGCCGAAGGGGGGAGACTTCCTGCTCTGGAATGGCGATACCTGCAATGACTGGCACCAGGAAGACTGGCTCGTTCCGACGCTTCTGAATCCTGCCGGACAAGACATCACCGACGAGCGGCCGATGCTGCTTGTCTGGGGCAATCACGACGTGCGTGGCAAGTGGGCCTACAAGGTTCCCGAAATGATCGCCACGCCGGAGGGCCGTCCTTTCTATGCCTTTCGCAGCGGGCCGATGGCGGTGATCTGTCTGCACACCGGTGAGGACAAGCCGGACGATCACCCGAGCTTCGGCGGGCGCGTGGCTTTTGAGAAGCTCCGCAAGGAGCAAGGCGAGTGGCTGAAAGAAGTCACCGCGCGACCTGAATTCCGCGATGCGCCCTATCGTGTCGTTTTCTGCCACATCCCACTGCGCTGGACCGAGGAGGTCCCGAATGCCGGCTACGAAAACGGAGGTTATGATGCCTTCAGCCGCTTCAGCCGCGAGGCGTGGCATGAAGTCTTGGTGGCGTGGAAGACACAGGTGGTGATCTCCGGACACACCCACCAGAATGCTTGGATCCCCGGCACCGCGGAGTTTCCCTATGCCCAGCTGGTCGGCGGCGGTCCGCAGCCGGAACGCGCGACATGGATCGAAGGCAAGGCCGACGCCAATGCCCTGGTCTTCGCGATGAAGAATCTTAAGGGCGAAGTCGTCCGCAGTGCCGAGTTCAAGCCTTTGGCATGATCCGGAGCATCAAGGTCTCTCGCTGACCGCGGCAGCCACCGGGGCGGGTTTTGGGGAAAGCCCGTCCCTGACGATGAAAAACACCGCGCCCAGCATGCAGAGAGCGGCGAAGAAGTAATTCCAACTCAGCTTTTCCTTCAGGTAGAAAATCGCGAAGGGGGCGAAGACCGCGAGCGTGATGACTTCCTGGGTGATCTTCAATTGCGCCGC
This portion of the Luteolibacter luteus genome encodes:
- a CDS encoding DMT family protein, which codes for MTLLKTIALLTLSNIFMTFAWYAHLKDLREKPWIIAALVSWGIALFEYLLQVPANRIGYTGGLSAAQLKITQEVITLAVFAPFAIFYLKEKLSWNYFFAALCMLGAVFFIVRDGLSPKPAPVAAAVSERP
- a CDS encoding metallophosphoesterase family protein, which encodes MKRRGFMGTLTGGTMAGAAGLSTAQDQTAEGSPLVKTPAVIMAPRADGVEVVWAVSKLARGHVEWKAADGSRGIVGADRFGFVPQGDEILRVKVSGLKPGGSYELRTITDAADGKDRHESPWKKFRTLDPSAKETKFVVWNDTHQNEATIKQLHASTPKGGDFLLWNGDTCNDWHQEDWLVPTLLNPAGQDITDERPMLLVWGNHDVRGKWAYKVPEMIATPEGRPFYAFRSGPMAVICLHTGEDKPDDHPSFGGRVAFEKLRKEQGEWLKEVTARPEFRDAPYRVVFCHIPLRWTEEVPNAGYENGGYDAFSRFSREAWHEVLVAWKTQVVISGHTHQNAWIPGTAEFPYAQLVGGGPQPERATWIEGKADANALVFAMKNLKGEVVRSAEFKPLA